A part of Lacinutrix sp. 5H-3-7-4 genomic DNA contains:
- the rpmC gene encoding 50S ribosomal protein L29, translating into MKQSEIKELSVAELQEKLSETKKSYSDLKMAHAISPLDNPIQLRSVRRDVARLATELTKRELQ; encoded by the coding sequence ATGAAACAATCAGAAATTAAAGAATTATCTGTAGCTGAGTTACAAGAGAAACTTAGTGAGACAAAAAAGAGTTATTCAGACCTAAAAATGGCACATGCAATATCTCCTTTAGATAACCCAATTCAATTACGATCTGTAAGAAGAGATGTAGCTAGATTGGCAACGGAATTAACTAAAAGAGAATTACAATAA
- the rpsC gene encoding 30S ribosomal protein S3, with the protein MGQKTNPIGNRLGIIRGWESNWYGGNDYGDKLAEDDKIRKYVHARLSKASVSRVIIERTLKLVTVTITTARPGIIIGKGGQEVDKLKEELKKITGKEVQINIFEIKRPELDAFLVGTSIARQIENRISYRRAIKMAIAATMRMNAEGIKIQISGRLNGAEMARSEHYKEGRIPLSTFRADIDYALVEAHTTYGRLGVKVWIMKGEVYGKRELSPLVGLSKKQGKGGRGGRDNKNQSRRRK; encoded by the coding sequence ATGGGACAGAAAACAAATCCAATCGGGAATCGCTTAGGAATTATCAGAGGATGGGAATCTAACTGGTACGGAGGAAACGATTATGGTGATAAACTTGCCGAAGACGATAAGATTAGAAAATACGTTCACGCGCGTTTATCTAAAGCTAGTGTAAGTAGAGTAATAATCGAAAGAACTTTAAAGCTTGTAACCGTTACTATCACTACTGCTAGACCAGGTATTATAATTGGTAAAGGAGGACAAGAGGTAGACAAGTTAAAAGAAGAGCTTAAGAAAATTACTGGTAAAGAAGTTCAGATCAATATCTTTGAAATAAAGAGACCTGAATTAGATGCATTTTTAGTAGGAACAAGTATCGCTCGTCAAATTGAAAATAGAATTTCATATAGACGTGCAATTAAGATGGCTATTGCTGCAACAATGCGTATGAATGCTGAAGGAATTAAAATCCAAATTAGTGGTCGTTTAAACGGTGCAGAAATGGCACGTTCAGAACACTATAAAGAAGGACGTATTCCTTTATCAACTTTTAGAGCCGATATTGACTATGCTTTAGTTGAGGCACATACTACTTATGGTAGATTAGGTGTTAAAGTATGGATCATGAAAGGTGAAGTATATGGTAAAAGAGAACTTTCTCCGCTTGTTGGATTATCTAAGAAGCAAGGAAAAGGTGGAAGAGGCGGAAGAGATAATAAAAATCAATCTCGTCGTAGAAAGTAA
- the rplR gene encoding 50S ribosomal protein L18, whose product MALTKNERRLRIKSRIRKVVSGTGARPRLAVYRSNKEIYAQIVDDVTGKTLVAASSRDKDISSAKGNKSEVATLVGKSVAEKAIKAGIDTISFDRGGYLYHGRVKSLAEGAREAGLKF is encoded by the coding sequence ATGGCGTTAACAAAAAACGAAAGAAGACTAAGAATAAAAAGCAGAATCCGTAAGGTTGTTTCTGGTACAGGAGCAAGACCGCGATTAGCTGTTTATAGAAGTAATAAAGAAATTTATGCTCAAATTGTTGATGATGTTACTGGTAAAACTTTAGTAGCAGCTTCTTCTAGAGATAAAGACATTAGTTCTGCAAAAGGTAATAAAAGTGAAGTAGCTACATTAGTAGGTAAGTCAGTTGCCGAAAAAGCAATTAAAGCTGGAATAGATACTATTTCTTTTGATAGAGGTGGATATTTATATCATGGTAGAGTAAAATCATTAGCTGAAGGAGCTAGAGAAGCAGGACTTAAATTCTAA
- the rpmD gene encoding 50S ribosomal protein L30 encodes MAKIKVTKVKSAINRTKRQKLTLLALGLKKVGQTIEHEDTPNILGMIRKVNHLVSVEETK; translated from the coding sequence ATGGCAAAAATAAAAGTAACAAAAGTTAAGAGCGCAATCAACCGTACAAAAAGACAAAAGTTAACATTATTAGCTTTAGGATTAAAAAAGGTTGGTCAAACTATTGAGCACGAAGACACTCCTAATATATTAGGAATGATTAGAAAAGTTAATCACTTAGTTTCTGTAGAAGAAACTAAATAA
- the rpsK gene encoding 30S ribosomal protein S11 produces the protein MAKTNTKSTKKRKVIVESVGEAHITASFNNIIISLTNKKGDVISWSSAGKMGFRGSKKNTPYAAQLCAEDASAVAKEAGLKKVKVYVKGPGNGRESAIRSIHNAGIEVTEIIDVTPLPHNGCRPPKRRRV, from the coding sequence ATGGCAAAGACAAATACAAAATCAACTAAAAAACGTAAAGTTATAGTTGAGTCAGTTGGAGAAGCGCACATTACAGCATCTTTCAACAACATCATTATCTCATTAACAAACAAAAAAGGAGACGTTATTTCATGGTCTTCTGCTGGTAAAATGGGATTTAGAGGTTCTAAAAAGAACACTCCTTATGCAGCTCAATTATGTGCAGAAGATGCTTCTGCAGTAGCTAAAGAAGCTGGATTAAAAAAAGTAAAAGTTTATGTTAAAGGTCCAGGAAATGGTAGAGAATCTGCTATCCGTTCAATCCATAACGCAGGAATCGAAGTAACAGAAATTATTGATGTTACTCCATTACCACACAATGGATGTCGTCCTCCAAAACGTAGAAGAGTATAA
- the rpsE gene encoding 30S ribosomal protein S5 — translation MYQKYKSAELVKPSGLDLKDRLVGVQRVTKVTKGGRAFGFSAIVVVGDEAGVVGHGLGKSKDVASAIAKAIEDAKKNLVRIPIIKGTLPHEQKGKFGGARVNIIPAAPGTGVIAGGAVRTVLEAVGVHDVLSKSQGSSNPHNVVKATFDALLQLRSAEAIARERGISLEKVFNG, via the coding sequence ATGTATCAAAAATACAAAAGCGCAGAGTTAGTAAAACCAAGTGGATTAGATCTTAAAGATCGTTTAGTTGGTGTACAAAGAGTTACTAAAGTAACAAAAGGTGGTAGAGCATTTGGTTTTTCAGCAATCGTAGTGGTTGGTGATGAAGCAGGTGTAGTAGGACACGGTTTAGGAAAATCTAAAGATGTAGCTAGTGCAATTGCAAAAGCTATTGAAGATGCTAAAAAGAACTTAGTTCGTATTCCTATCATTAAAGGAACTTTACCACACGAACAAAAAGGTAAATTTGGTGGAGCAAGAGTAAACATCATTCCTGCAGCTCCTGGTACAGGAGTAATTGCTGGTGGAGCTGTAAGAACAGTTTTAGAAGCAGTAGGAGTACATGATGTATTATCTAAATCTCAAGGATCATCAAACCCACATAACGTAGTTAAAGCAACTTTTGATGCATTATTGCAATTAAGAAGTGCAGAAGCTATTGCTCGTGAGAGAGGAATTTCATTAGAGAAAGTTTTTAACGGTTAA
- the rplN gene encoding 50S ribosomal protein L14, translating to MVQQESRIKVADNTGAKEVLVIRVLGGTKRRYASVGDKVVVSVKDATPNGNIKKKAVSTAVVVRTKKEVRRPDGSYIRFDDNACVLLNPTGEMRGTRVFGPVARELRDKQFMKIVSLAPEVL from the coding sequence ATGGTACAACAAGAATCAAGAATAAAAGTAGCAGATAATACTGGTGCAAAGGAAGTTTTAGTTATCCGTGTATTAGGAGGAACTAAAAGAAGATACGCTTCTGTAGGAGATAAAGTTGTTGTTTCTGTTAAAGATGCAACTCCTAATGGAAACATTAAGAAAAAAGCAGTTTCTACCGCAGTTGTTGTTCGTACTAAAAAAGAAGTAAGACGTCCAGATGGATCTTATATAAGATTTGATGATAACGCATGTGTACTTTTAAATCCAACAGGAGAAATGAGAGGAACACGTGTTTTTGGACCGGTTGCGAGAGAACTTCGTGATAAACAATTCATGAAAATTGTATCATTAGCACCAGAAGTGCTATAA
- the ykgO gene encoding type B 50S ribosomal protein L36 produces MKVRASVKKRSADCKIVRRKGRLYVINKKNPRFKQRQG; encoded by the coding sequence ATGAAAGTAAGAGCATCAGTTAAAAAAAGAAGTGCAGATTGCAAAATCGTGCGCAGAAAAGGCAGACTTTACGTCATTAACAAAAAGAATCCTAGATTCAAACAAAGACAAGGGTAA
- the rplE gene encoding 50S ribosomal protein L5, with protein MAYSPRLKEEYKSRVIAALTEEFGYSNVMQVPKLKKIVVSRGVGAAVADKKLVDYAVDELTTITGQKAIATLSKKDVATFKLRKGMPIGAMVTLRGERMYEFLDRLVTSALPRVRDFSGIKAKGFDGRGNYNLGITEQIIFPEIDIDKINKISGMDITFVTSAETDKEAKSLLTELGLPFQKN; from the coding sequence ATGGCATATTCACCTAGACTTAAAGAAGAGTATAAAAGCAGAGTAATTGCAGCTCTTACAGAAGAATTTGGTTACAGTAATGTAATGCAAGTACCTAAACTTAAAAAGATCGTTGTATCTAGAGGTGTTGGTGCTGCAGTTGCAGATAAAAAGTTAGTAGACTACGCAGTAGACGAATTAACAACTATAACTGGACAAAAAGCTATAGCAACGTTATCTAAAAAAGATGTTGCAACTTTCAAATTACGTAAAGGAATGCCAATTGGAGCAATGGTTACGTTAAGAGGAGAAAGAATGTACGAATTTTTAGACCGTTTAGTAACTTCAGCATTACCACGTGTTAGAGACTTCAGTGGTATTAAAGCTAAAGGTTTTGATGGAAGAGGTAATTACAATTTAGGAATTACTGAGCAAATTATCTTTCCAGAAATAGATATTGATAAAATCAATAAAATTTCAGGAATGGATATTACATTTGTAACTTCTGCTGAAACAGATAAAGAAGCAAAATCATTATTAACTGAATTAGGATTACCTTTTCAAAAAAACTAA
- the rpsM gene encoding 30S ribosomal protein S13, with amino-acid sequence MARIAGVDIPKNKRGVIALTYIYGVGRSRAQEILATAKVDESIKVQDWTDDQIGAIRETVGTFTIEGELRSETQLNIKRLMDIGCYRGIRHRAGLPLRGQRTKNNSRTRKGRRKTVANKKKAS; translated from the coding sequence ATGGCAAGAATTGCAGGTGTAGACATACCAAAAAACAAAAGAGGAGTTATTGCATTAACTTATATCTACGGAGTAGGTAGAAGTAGAGCACAAGAGATTTTAGCAACGGCTAAAGTAGACGAAAGCATCAAAGTACAAGATTGGACAGATGATCAAATTGGAGCAATCCGTGAGACTGTTGGAACTTTTACAATTGAAGGTGAATTACGTTCTGAAACACAATTAAACATTAAGCGATTAATGGATATTGGATGTTACAGAGGTATACGTCATAGAGCTGGTTTACCTTTAAGAGGTCAACGTACTAAAAACAACTCTAGAACTAGAAAAGGTAGAAGAAAAACGGTTGCTAACAAAAAGAAGGCAAGCTAA
- the rpsD gene encoding 30S ribosomal protein S4, producing MARYTGPKTKIARKFGEAIFGDDKAFEKRNYPPGQHGNNRRRGKKSEYAIQLMEKQKAKYTYGILEKQFRNMFKRATAAPGITGEVLLQLCESRLDNVVFRMGIAPTRSAARQLVSHRHITVNGELVNVPSYQLKAGDVVAVREKSKSLEAIERSLSNSSNVFEWITWNTETKQGTYVSVPARIQIPENINEQFIVELYSK from the coding sequence ATGGCAAGATATACTGGTCCTAAAACTAAAATAGCTCGTAAATTTGGCGAAGCTATATTCGGAGATGATAAAGCTTTCGAAAAAAGAAATTACCCACCAGGACAACACGGAAATAACCGTCGTCGTGGAAAAAAATCTGAATATGCAATCCAGTTAATGGAAAAGCAAAAAGCTAAATATACTTATGGTATATTAGAAAAGCAATTCAGAAATATGTTTAAAAGAGCTACAGCAGCACCAGGAATTACAGGTGAAGTTTTATTACAACTATGTGAGTCTAGATTAGACAACGTTGTATTTAGAATGGGAATCGCTCCTACAAGAAGCGCAGCTAGACAATTAGTATCACATAGACATATTACAGTAAATGGTGAGTTGGTAAACGTACCTTCTTACCAATTAAAAGCTGGTGATGTTGTAGCAGTAAGAGAAAAATCTAAATCTCTTGAAGCTATTGAAAGGTCATTATCTAACTCAAGTAATGTATTTGAGTGGATTACTTGGAACACAGAAACAAAGCAAGGAACTTATGTATCTGTGCCTGCTAGAATTCAAATTCCAGAAAACATCAACGAGCAATTCATCGTAGAATTATACTCTAAATAA
- the rplO gene encoding 50S ribosomal protein L15: protein MNLSNLKPAEGSVKNQGKRIGRGQGSGKGGTATRGHKGAKSRSGYSKKVGFEGGQMPLQRRVPKFGFTNINRKEHQGINLDTIQQLVDDNKIKDTLDLETIVSLGLAGKNELVKILGRGELKAKLNVTAHKFTATAKAAIEAAGGEAATL from the coding sequence ATGAATTTAAGTAATTTAAAACCTGCAGAAGGTTCAGTAAAAAATCAAGGAAAAAGAATTGGACGTGGACAAGGTTCTGGAAAAGGTGGTACTGCAACTCGTGGTCACAAAGGAGCTAAATCTCGTTCAGGATATTCTAAAAAAGTTGGTTTTGAAGGTGGACAAATGCCTCTTCAAAGACGTGTACCTAAATTTGGTTTTACAAACATCAACCGTAAAGAGCACCAAGGCATTAACTTGGATACTATACAGCAATTAGTTGATGATAATAAAATTAAAGATACATTAGATTTAGAAACTATCGTTTCTTTAGGTTTAGCTGGTAAAAATGAACTAGTTAAAATCTTAGGAAGAGGAGAGTTAAAAGCAAAATTAAATGTAACTGCACATAAATTTACTGCTACTGCAAAAGCCGCTATCGAAGCAGCAGGAGGAGAAGCAGCAACTTTATAA
- the rplP gene encoding 50S ribosomal protein L16 — MLQPKRTKFRKQQKGRMKGNAGRGHQLSNGTFGIKSLDSNFLTSRQIEAARIAATRYMKREGQLWIKIFPDKPITKKPLEVRMGKGKGAVEYWAAVVKPGRVLFEIGGVPLDVAKEALRLAAQKLPVKTKFLIARDYEA, encoded by the coding sequence ATGTTACAGCCTAAAAGAACAAAATTTCGTAAACAACAAAAAGGACGTATGAAAGGAAATGCCGGAAGAGGGCACCAACTTTCAAACGGAACTTTTGGAATAAAATCACTAGACTCGAACTTTTTAACTTCGCGTCAAATAGAAGCAGCACGTATTGCCGCTACACGTTACATGAAAAGAGAAGGGCAACTTTGGATTAAAATATTTCCAGACAAGCCTATTACAAAGAAACCTCTAGAAGTACGTATGGGTAAAGGTAAAGGTGCCGTAGAATATTGGGCAGCAGTTGTAAAGCCAGGTAGAGTACTTTTTGAAATAGGGGGAGTACCTCTAGACGTTGCAAAAGAAGCATTACGTTTAGCAGCACAAAAGTTACCTGTAAAAACTAAGTTTTTAATCGCTAGAGATTACGAAGCATAA
- the secY gene encoding preprotein translocase subunit SecY, whose amino-acid sequence MKFIETLKNVWKIEELRNRIIFTLGLLLVYRFGAQVVLPGIDATQLANLQDATGQGILGVLNAFTGGAFANASVFALGIMPYISASIVVQLMGIAIPYLQKLQKEGASGQKKITQITRWLTIAICLVQAPGYLASLGPMFGIPDSAFLLGQGGVFYFSSIVILVTGCIFAMWLGEKITDKGIGNGISLLIMVGIIATLPKSFLQNAVSRLDTGNNVMMILFEIVIWFAIIAASILLVMAVRKIAVQYARRSATGGYEKNVFGGARQFIPLKLNASGVMPIIFAQAIMFVPGLIGGSSLLKDTSAGLWMQANFSDMFGLWYNIVFGLLIIIFTYFYTAITVPTNKMADDLKRSGGFIPGIRPGSETSEYLDKIMSQITLPGSIFLALIAVFPAFVFKLMGVQSGWALFFGGTSLLIMVGVAIDTMQQVNSYLLNRHYDGLMKTGKNRKAVA is encoded by the coding sequence ATGAAATTTATAGAAACGTTAAAAAATGTTTGGAAAATAGAGGAACTAAGAAACCGAATCATATTTACATTAGGTTTATTATTAGTTTATCGTTTTGGAGCACAAGTTGTATTACCAGGTATAGATGCTACTCAGTTAGCTAACTTACAAGATGCAACAGGTCAAGGTATCTTAGGTGTTTTAAATGCATTTACTGGTGGAGCATTTGCTAATGCATCAGTTTTTGCATTAGGTATTATGCCATACATATCTGCATCAATTGTTGTACAATTAATGGGTATTGCAATTCCTTACTTACAAAAATTACAAAAAGAAGGAGCAAGCGGGCAAAAGAAAATTACTCAAATAACTCGTTGGTTAACTATTGCTATTTGTTTAGTTCAAGCACCAGGTTATTTGGCAAGTTTAGGTCCAATGTTTGGTATTCCTGATTCAGCATTTTTACTAGGTCAAGGTGGCGTTTTCTATTTCTCATCAATAGTGATTTTAGTAACTGGTTGTATTTTTGCAATGTGGTTAGGAGAAAAGATTACAGATAAAGGTATTGGTAATGGTATATCATTATTAATTATGGTAGGTATTATAGCTACATTGCCTAAATCATTTTTACAAAATGCTGTATCTAGATTGGATACAGGAAATAATGTAATGATGATTTTATTTGAAATCGTAATTTGGTTTGCAATTATTGCAGCATCTATTCTGTTAGTTATGGCTGTTAGAAAAATAGCAGTACAATATGCTAGAAGATCAGCTACAGGTGGATACGAAAAAAATGTTTTTGGTGGAGCAAGACAATTTATTCCTTTAAAGCTTAATGCTTCTGGAGTTATGCCTATTATATTTGCTCAAGCAATTATGTTTGTTCCTGGATTAATTGGAGGTTCATCTTTATTAAAAGATACTTCAGCAGGACTTTGGATGCAAGCTAATTTCTCAGATATGTTTGGTTTATGGTACAATATAGTATTTGGTTTATTAATTATAATATTTACTTATTTTTATACTGCTATTACAGTACCAACAAATAAAATGGCAGACGATCTTAAACGTAGTGGAGGTTTTATTCCTGGAATTAGACCAGGATCTGAAACTTCAGAATATCTAGATAAAATAATGTCTCAAATTACATTACCAGGTTCAATATTTTTAGCATTAATAGCTGTTTTTCCAGCATTTGTGTTTAAATTAATGGGAGTACAATCTGGATGGGCATTATTTTTCGGTGGTACATCATTACTTATTATGGTTGGAGTTGCAATTGATACTATGCAACAAGTAAATTCTTACTTGTTAAATAGACACTATGATGGCTTGATGAAAACTGGTAAAAATAGAAAAGCAGTAGCTTAA
- the rpsN gene encoding 30S ribosomal protein S14, producing the protein MAKESMKAREVKRAKTVAKYAEKRKALKEAGDYEALQKLPKNASPIRQHNRCKLTGRPKGYMRTFGISRVMFREMANQGLIPGVKKASW; encoded by the coding sequence ATGGCTAAAGAATCAATGAAAGCCCGCGAGGTGAAAAGAGCTAAAACAGTAGCTAAATATGCTGAAAAACGTAAGGCTTTAAAAGAAGCTGGAGATTATGAAGCATTACAAAAGTTACCAAAAAATGCCTCTCCAATTCGTCAGCACAATAGATGTAAATTAACAGGAAGACCAAAAGGTTACATGCGTACATTTGGAATTTCTCGTGTTATGTTTAGAGAAATGGCTAACCAAGGTTTAATACCTGGTGTTAAAAAAGCAAGTTGGTAA
- the rpsH gene encoding 30S ribosomal protein S8, with translation MYTDPIADFLTRIRNAVRANHRVVEIPASNLKKDITKILFDQGYILSYKFDDSSVQGTIKIALKYNKETKEPVIRKLQRISKPGLRKYSSSTELPRILNGLGIAIVSTSHGVMTGKQAQRENVGGEVLCYVY, from the coding sequence ATGTATACAGATCCAATTGCAGATTTTCTTACTAGAATTAGAAACGCAGTGCGTGCTAATCACAGAGTAGTTGAAATACCTGCATCAAATTTAAAAAAGGATATAACAAAAATATTATTCGATCAAGGATATATTTTAAGTTATAAATTCGATGATTCTTCTGTACAGGGAACAATTAAAATTGCCCTTAAGTACAATAAAGAAACAAAAGAACCAGTAATTAGAAAATTACAACGAATCAGTAAACCTGGTTTACGTAAATACTCTAGTTCAACAGAATTACCAAGAATCTTAAACGGTTTGGGTATAGCTATCGTTTCTACTTCACATGGAGTAATGACTGGTAAGCAAGCTCAACGTGAGAATGTTGGTGGTGAAGTTTTATGTTACGTTTACTAA
- the rplX gene encoding 50S ribosomal protein L24 — translation MTKLKIKSGDTVKVIAGDHKGSEGKVQKVLSGKNKAIVEGVNMVKKHTKPSAQSPQGGIVEKEAPIQISNLSLLTSKGETTRVGYRMEDGKKVRFSKKSNEVI, via the coding sequence ATGACAAAGCTTAAAATAAAATCTGGAGATACTGTAAAAGTAATTGCTGGAGATCACAAAGGATCTGAAGGGAAAGTACAAAAAGTATTATCTGGTAAGAACAAAGCGATCGTTGAGGGTGTAAACATGGTTAAGAAACATACTAAACCAAGTGCACAAAGCCCACAAGGAGGAATCGTAGAGAAAGAAGCTCCAATTCAAATATCAAATTTATCATTGTTAACTTCTAAAGGAGAAACAACAAGAGTTGGATATAGAATGGAAGATGGAAAGAAAGTAAGATTTTCAAAAAAATCAAACGAAGTAATATAG
- the rpsQ gene encoding 30S ribosomal protein S17, with amino-acid sequence MEKRNLRKERIGVVTSNKMMKSIVVAEVKKVKHPMYGKFVLKTKKYVAHDETNDCNIGDTVKIMETRPLSKSKCWRLVEIIERAK; translated from the coding sequence ATGGAAAAAAGAAACTTAAGAAAAGAACGTATAGGAGTAGTTACTAGTAACAAAATGATGAAATCAATCGTTGTTGCCGAAGTAAAGAAAGTTAAACATCCTATGTACGGAAAATTCGTTTTAAAAACGAAAAAATACGTAGCACACGACGAAACAAACGACTGTAACATTGGAGATACAGTAAAGATCATGGAAACAAGACCTTTATCTAAATCAAAATGTTGGAGATTAGTTGAAATAATTGAAAGAGCGAAGTAA
- the rplF gene encoding 50S ribosomal protein L6, translating into MSRIGNNPVAIPEGVTVEVKDNVITAKGKLGELTQPFDTVDVKVEEGNVIVSRPSDNKESKAKHGLYRSLVSNMIEGVSKGWTKELELVGVGYRASNQGNKLELALGFSHNIVMSIAPEVKVETVSDKGKNPIIKLTSHDKQLVGQVAAKIRGFRKPEPYKGKGIKFVGEILRRKAGKSA; encoded by the coding sequence ATGTCAAGAATAGGAAATAATCCAGTGGCAATTCCAGAAGGAGTTACTGTAGAAGTAAAAGATAACGTAATCACAGCAAAAGGGAAATTAGGAGAATTAACTCAACCTTTTGACACTGTAGATGTAAAAGTTGAAGAAGGAAATGTAATAGTTTCTCGTCCTTCAGATAATAAAGAAAGTAAAGCAAAGCACGGTTTATACAGATCACTTGTAAGCAATATGATTGAAGGTGTATCTAAAGGATGGACTAAAGAGCTTGAGCTAGTAGGAGTAGGATATAGAGCAAGTAACCAAGGTAACAAATTAGAGTTAGCTTTAGGTTTTTCTCATAACATTGTTATGAGTATTGCACCAGAAGTGAAAGTGGAAACGGTTTCAGATAAAGGTAAAAATCCAATCATTAAGTTAACATCACATGACAAACAATTAGTTGGACAAGTAGCTGCGAAAATTCGTGGATTTAGAAAACCAGAACCTTACAAAGGAAAAGGTATCAAGTTTGTAGGTGAAATACTAAGAAGAAAAGCTGGTAAATCAGCATAA
- the infA gene encoding translation initiation factor IF-1 → MAKQAAIEQDGTIIEALSNAMFRVELENGHIVTAHISGKMRMHYIKLLPGDKVKLEMSPYDLTKARITYRY, encoded by the coding sequence ATGGCAAAACAAGCAGCAATAGAACAAGACGGAACAATTATAGAAGCATTATCAAATGCTATGTTTCGTGTAGAACTAGAAAATGGTCACATTGTGACAGCACACATATCTGGTAAAATGCGTATGCATTACATTAAGTTACTACCAGGAGATAAAGTAAAATTAGAAATGAGTCCTTATGATTTAACTAAGGCTCGAATAACTTATAGATACTAA